GCGTTTTCACTACCAAGGGATAATAATGAGCGAAGGCAGAGAGATAATTGGGGGGTATAGTAAGAACGACTTGAAAGAATCAAGGACAAACATCTTGTGAAAGGAAAAATATTCTGCGCAATGTTTGTAAACCACGTTCGGAGGAATGAGGCAAAGGGGAAGAGAGCATATTAGGAGTGGAGGGAAGGAGACACAGAGGTGTCACGGCTTCAGCGGGTTTTATTTGCAAGCGGcgtgaacaaaatattttactgttgtaTCCAAATTGAAAGGGAAATGTTTTGTTCTTCAGGTCTATTTTGGTCCCGCATTCAGTAACACTAATTGAAAGGAGAAACAATGTGCGCGCATTAAAATGACAATGAGGCAGCCCTGCGGTGCCTCTCTAAATCACATCTCAACAAAGTGCAACAGCAGGACTGAGTCAGTCTTTCTGAAAAGGGAACAATAGTTCTGCAAGcacgtttccccccccccctcccctcccctcctgccttTATAAGGTGAGCCCGGCTCCCCGTTCACTTTGCTCTCCGCACACACGCAACGCCGCCATGGCCCCAGAGCGCAGGCAAttttccggaaggttccgtAGAAATTAATCGTTCCAGAACCGGTAGCCAAGTACAAAGACATagggggcgacgtagctcaggaggtaagaccgattgtctggcagtcggagggttgccggttcgagccccgccctgggcgtgtcgaagtgtccttgagcgagacacctaactcctaactgctctggcaaatgagaggcatcaattgtaaagcactttggataaaagtgctatataaatgcagtccatttaccagtccatTGACAAAGAGAGAACACACCTTTCTCAGTACATGTTAAAAGCACACAGAGGTTCTGAAAACCCCAGGAGATATCGCCATTACATTTGTATGCATGGAAGACATATCCTGCTCTGCATATTCATGAGTGATGAATATTTATTAAAGTTCTCCATTGACTCCTCTTAGATATTAGCCAGCTTGCAATTTTATCATGAACACCAATTAGGTTTCTCTAGGGCTCCTGCATTCTGATCTGAAATCTAAAGGCTTCTTCAGTAATTTTGGAATGTCATTTTTCCACGATGGTCCCATCAGCGACAACCAACCCCACGCTAACTCAGAAGACTAGCAAGGTCAGAAAGGTCTCACTTACAGGGGTCTAGAACTTTTTCAAAAGCTGAAtataacattctaatgctgaatCCTACCATCATACACATATACCCCTTtaatgtggaattttttttctttttaagtcaAAACATTAATATTGCATGAAATTAAGCCAAGTTGGTATCTAAACAAccacaatatttttattaaaccttCCATCAGTGGAGGAATCAATAAAACAGAGTAAGGTTGGAATTCTCTTTTAAAGAGCATTAGATGTGAATTTTTATTAGCTTCAGAAAAGGCTCTGTGCATTTTGAGTTCATAGATATGCTTCACATAGACCCTGGCACAGACCACCCTTTACCATCTTCTGCACAGACTACCCTGTACCACACCCAGCACAAACCACCCTGTACCAACCCCAGCACAGACCACCCTGTACCACCTCCTGCACAGACCACCCTGTACCATCCCCAGCACAGACCACCCTGTATCATTCCCAGCACAGACCACCCTGTACCATCCCCAGCACAGACCACCCAGTACCATCCCCAGCACAGACCACCCTGTACCATTCCCAGCACAGACCACCCTGTACCATCCCCAGCACAGACCACCCAGTACCATTCCCAGCACAGACCACCCTGTACCATCCCCAGCACAGACCACCCTGTACCATCTCCTGTACAGACTACCCTGTACCATCTTCTGCACAGACCACTCTGTACCATCCCCAGCACAGACTACCCTATCCCACCCCCAGCACAGACCACCCTGTACCATCTTCTGCACAGACCACCCTGTACCATCCCCAGCACAGACTACCCTATCTCACCCCCAGCACAGACCACCCTGTACCACCCTCAGCACAGACCACCCTGTACCATCTCCTGCACAGACCATCCTGTACCATCTTCTGCACAGACCACCCTGTACCATCCCCAGCATAGACcaccctgtcccacccccaGCACAGACCACCCTGTACCATCCCCAGCACAGACCACCCTGTACCACACCCAGCACAAACCACCTTGTACCATCCCCAGCACAGACTACCTTGTACCACCTCCTGCACAGACTACCCTGTACCATCCCCAGCACAGACCACCCTGCACCATCCCCAGCACAGACCACCCTGTACCATCCCCAACACAGCCCACCCTGTACCATTCCCAGCACAGACCACCTTGCACCATCCCCAGCACAGACCACCCTGCACCATCCCCAGCACAGACCACCCAGTACCATTCCAGTACAGACCACACTGTGCCACCATTCCTGTGCCTTCCAACGAGCTACACAGACGACCATACAGCTTTCACAGCTCAGTGAAATAAGCGGtatataacattttatatttatatttatgtttgtagGCGTGAGCTGGGACCTGTGGGGGAAAAAGACGCTAGCGTAAGAAGCTATTGTGATTATTTGGGAAAACCTTCAAAATGACCTAGCTGATTTCCTACCAGCACTACATATTGTGCCAGGAAAGGTGTATCTATCAGGTTCTGGCTCAAAATAGGGCTTGGGTGGTGACTTTGAGTGACAGCAACTGCGGTCTGGCTTTACTTCCACCTTGATGTGCGGTCTCCctacttttatttacatttaaaacgtAAAGTCCTGGTCTTCAAGAGACCACCAGAATGCACtgagatgtaggctatataaaacGTGACAAAGGTAAAGAAAAATTGAACAATTTAAGTTTGTACATATTGTAAGTTCCAGAATTTGGGCAAAGATACTGAAAGATTTACACATTATAAGGGGGCCATTTGACAAGAATAGTCACATTTGGAATTGTAATATGTCTtgaactgcatttcattttgtcacTCAAACCTGGATACAATATTAATGAACCTTTTAACACAATGAATCCACCCAAATGACAGCTTACtatatttaagttatttttatacattcactcaaagaatgctTGCGCAATTATTTTTGTCACTAGTCTTAATTATACCCTACACATCATTAAAGGCTTTTCAGAATTTCAGTTCTCAGTTCAATCCACACAAATAGGCAGAAACAGTTTCGGATATTTTAAGACCTTACATACTATCAGCCTGGCTAAATAAACACTCTGATGTAAAATGTCAGCCCTCTGAGGACGTGCTCTGTCAATAAACCAATGGTCAGTCACTGTATGTCTTTTGACCAATAATGAAGTTGTGTTGCTGAGGCTCGATATGAGGTGGTGATTGGTCAGCTCAACCACTGACCTATAATAAAATGCAGGCTAAATTTTGCTAGGGCCAATCAGATTGCTGGGAATCAGTCTAAAAAACTGTAACTTCTCTTTCTAGAAACAAAGGAGATTCTAAGTGAAACTTTTTGCTAAGCCAAAATCAATGGCTAAATCATTTACTATGTCATTATCAAGTTACcaagaaactttaaaaaaaaaataatgaataaataaacatccCCAAAACCCCTCCTTTaccaccctccctcccactctagTTGTTAAGTCTGATTCTGGTGTGCTGTTTTAGTTTTGCTTGAGTAAGTGTGAAGGTTGAGCTGGTTTACTGTCTGTTATGGGATATTTGTTTACAAGGCGAGCTAAAGTGGGGTTGGGAGTTTGTTATGTTCCAAAACCCTACTGCAGAAAGTTACAGCCCAATAAAGCTGTTAATCATGTTTACCCTTATGTACACGGTCTAAATCCCGTATTTATGTTTCGGTTTTCAGTCGTGccttctccatttctctctttccGTCCCCTCTATGtccttttattttcctgtttccaAAGTGGCAGGCTGACCTGGCCACTCCCAGCATAGCCAGTGTTTATGACAATTGTCAGCGGCTCAGCCACGCCCACCATAAACAGAGCCCCGAATTAGCCGCAAGGAGCAAACATACGGT
Above is a genomic segment from Anguilla rostrata isolate EN2019 chromosome 16, ASM1855537v3, whole genome shotgun sequence containing:
- the LOC135242611 gene encoding uncharacterized protein LOC135242611 produces the protein MLHIDPGTDHPLPSSAQTTLYHTQHKPPCTNPSTDHPVPPPAQTTLYHPQHRPPCIIPSTDHPVPSPAQTTQYHPQHRPPCTIPSTDHPVPSPAQTTQYHSQHRPPCTIPSTDHPVPSPVQTTLYHLLHRPLCTIPSTDYPIPPPAQTTLYHLLHRPPCTIPSTDYPISPPAQTTLYHPQHRPPCTISCTDHPVPSSAQTTLYHPQHRPPCPTPSTDHPVPSPAQTTLYHTQHKPPCTIPSTDYLVPPPAQTTLYHPQHRPPCTIPSTDHPVPSPTQPTLYHSQHRPPCTIPSTDHPAPSPAQTTQYHSSTDHTVPPFLCLPTSYTDDHTAFTAQ